In Alphaproteobacteria bacterium, the genomic window CTCATTAACTTTCCTGTTCTAAAGCAATGCAGCATTGCCTTTTCAACATCTTTATAACTAGAATCTTTACATCGAACCCTTGCAACAAATACTATGTCATATCCTTGTATAAGCTTTTCTTCATTGAGCCTAAATGATTCTTTCATCAATCGCTTAACACGATTCCTA contains:
- the rnpA gene encoding ribonuclease P protein component → MTFSVLRNTRQFNQVYKRGKSIVNRHVVMYYKKNQLGYNQVGFSVSKKVGKAVIRNRVKRLMKESFRLNEEKLIQGYDIVFVARVRCKDSSYKDVEKAMLHCFRTGKLMR